The DNA window GCTTTATCAACGAGCGCGTCCACGCCAACATCCAGAAGGACGGCACCTATTCGGTCGTCCCGCGCATGTGGGGCGGACTGACGTCGGCCAAGGAACTTCGGGCCATCGCCGACGTCGCGGACAAGTTCAACATCCCGACGGTGAAGGTGACGGGCGGCCAGCGCATCGATCTGCTCGGCATCAAGAAGGAAGACCTTCCCGCCGTCTGGGCCGACCTCAACGCGGCGGGCATGGTCTCCGGCCACGCCTATGCCAAGGGTCTGCGCACGGTGAAGACCTGCGTCGGCAAGGAATGGTGTCGCTTCGGAACCCAGGATTCCACCGGCCTCGGCGTCAAGCTGGAAAAGGCGCTATGGGGCTCCTGGACGCCGGCCAAGGTGAAGCTGGCGGTTTCCGGCTGCCCGCGCAATTGCGCCGAGGCGACCTGCAAGGACATCGGCGTGATCTGCGTCGACAGTGGCTACGACCTTCATTTCGCCGGCGCCGCAGGCCTGGAGATCAAGGGCACAGAAGTGCTCTGTCATGTCGACACGGAAGCAGAGGCGATGGAATACGTCATGGCCCTCGTCCAGCTCTACCGCGAGCAGGGCCATTACCTGGAGCGCATCTACAAGTGGGCCAAGCGCATCGGTTTTGACGCGGTCCGCGAGCAGATCGTCGGCGACGAGCCGCGCCGCAAGGCGCTCGCCGAACGCTTCGTCTACAGCCAGCAGTTCTTCCAGGAAGACCCGTGGGCGGCCCGCGTTGCCGGCCACGACTCGCACGAATTCGCTCCCCTTGCCACGATCCCATACGCGGAGGCTGCCGAATGAACGCCCCCATCAAGTCTTTGACGGATGTTGGACACGTCGACGACATCCCGGCGCGCGGCGCGCGTGTCGTCAAGCTGGCGGAGACCGAAATCGGCGTCTTCCGCACGCTGGACGACCGGATTTTCGCCATCGAGAACCGCTGTCCGCATCGCGGCGGCCCGCTCTCGGAAGGCATCGTCCACGGTCATTTCGTGACCTGTCCGCTGCACAACTGGGTCATCAGCCTGGAGACCGGCGAGGCGCAGGGTGCGGACGAGGGCTGCGTTCGGACGATTCCGGTGGAAGTGGGCGAGGGCGACCGCCTTCTGCTCGACCTTGCCGCGCTTCTGGCCCGCAAGGACGCTGCGTGACGTGACGGAACACGAAAGCGTCGATCCCTTCGCCGCCGAGAACGATTGTCGAACCGCAAGCCGAACCGGACATCAGCCCATGAAGCGTGAACCTGATGCCTATGCCGTTCCGTCCGCCCCCGCGGTCGTGGAGACCGTCACCAGGACGACCTGTCCCTATTGCGGCGTCGGCTGCGGCGTGATCGCGACCGTCGACGAGGGCGGCTCGGTGTCGGTGAAGGGCGATCCGGATCACCCGGCCAATTTCGGCAGGCTCTGCTCCAAAGGCTCCGCACTGGCCGAAACGCTGTCGCTGGATGACCGGCTGCTGCACCCGGAGGTCGGCGGCATCAGGGCCTCGTGGGACGAGGCGCTCGACCTGGTCGCCGGCAAATTCGCCGAGACGATCCGGGAGCATGGACCGGACTCGGTCGCCTTCTATGGCTCCGGCCAGTTCCTGACGGAGGATTATTACGTCGCCAACAAGCTGATGAAGGGCTTCATCGGCTCCGGCAACATCGACACCAATTCGCGCCTTTGCATGGCGTCCTCCGTCGCCGGCCACAAGCGCGCCTTCGGCAGCGACACGGTTCCGGGCACCTATACGGATCTGGAAGCTGCGGATCTCGTCGTGCTCGTCGGCTCCAATCTCGCCTGGTGCCATCCGGTCGTCTTCCAGCGCATCGCGGCCGCCAAGGACAAGCGGCCGGACATGAAGGTCGTGACCGTCGATCCGCGCCGGACGGCGACCTCGGAAATCGCGGATCTCCACCTTTCCATCGCCCCCGGCGGCGATGTCGCGCTCTTCAACGGATTGCTCGTCCATCTGACGCGGGCGGGCGCCGTCGACAGTGCCTATGTCGCCGACCACACCGTCGGCCTTACCGAGGCGCTCAACGTCGCTGCCGGGCGCAGTGCGGACCTGGAGGCCGACACCGGCCTGTCGCGCGCCGACCTTGACGCCTTCTTCGACCTCTTCGCCGGTACCGAGAAGGTCGTGACCGTCTACAGCCAAGGCGTCAACCAGTCGGTGACCGGCACGGACAAGGTCAACGCCATCATCAACTGCCACCTGCTGACGGGCCGGATCGGGCGCGAGGGCATGGGGCCGTTCTCGATCACGGGCCAGCCGAACGCCATGGGCGGGCGCGAGGTCGGAGGTCTTGCCAACCAGCTTGCCGCCCACATGGACATCGGCAATCCTGACGACCACGACCGCGTCGGCCGCTTCTGGCAGGCGCCGGCCCTTGCACACGAGCCGGGCCTCAAGGCCGTGGACCTGTTCAAGGCTGTGGCCGACGGCAGCGTCAAGGCCGTGTGGATCATGGCCACCAACCCCGTCGACAGCCTTCCCAACGCCGACGAGGTGGCAAGGGCGCTGGAACTTTGCCCCTTCGTGGTCGTCACTGAAGTCATGAAGCAGACCGACGCGACGAAATATGCCGACGTGCTCCTGCCGGCCCTCGGCTGGGGCGAGAAG is part of the Hartmannibacter diazotrophicus genome and encodes:
- a CDS encoding molybdopterin-dependent oxidoreductase, whose protein sequence is METVTRTTCPYCGVGCGVIATVDEGGSVSVKGDPDHPANFGRLCSKGSALAETLSLDDRLLHPEVGGIRASWDEALDLVAGKFAETIREHGPDSVAFYGSGQFLTEDYYVANKLMKGFIGSGNIDTNSRLCMASSVAGHKRAFGSDTVPGTYTDLEAADLVVLVGSNLAWCHPVVFQRIAAAKDKRPDMKVVTVDPRRTATSEIADLHLSIAPGGDVALFNGLLVHLTRAGAVDSAYVADHTVGLTEALNVAAGRSADLEADTGLSRADLDAFFDLFAGTEKVVTVYSQGVNQSVTGTDKVNAIINCHLLTGRIGREGMGPFSITGQPNAMGGREVGGLANQLAAHMDIGNPDDHDRVGRFWQAPALAHEPGLKAVDLFKAVADGSVKAVWIMATNPVDSLPNADEVARALELCPFVVVTEVMKQTDATKYADVLLPALGWGEKDGTVTNSERRVSRQRAFLDAPGEARGDWWILTEVACRMGFASAFAYERPADVFREHAALSGFENEGNRDFDLSGLVDIDDKAFDEMLPVQWPFRAGEPTAQASEDKRFFSAGRFYTPDRKARFIPTEVKPLALDAGFDMLLNTGRVRDQWHTMTRTGKAARLTSHIAEPFAELNPVDADRLGILPAGLVEVTSRYGRAVVRALVTERQRKGSVFVPMHWTGQNSAKGRIDAVVAPPTDPISGQPGLKATAVNTRPYAARWYGFAVLRDRPETIPADYFALGRSRGGYRLELAGRDETLAVDALFDALIAPLPGDERLAYHDRTRHVSRHAVFRNGVLVAALFVGPEPVAASRSYLVDRLSADAMDPRDRLKLLAGRAGAEEPDKGAIVCSCFDVGVNTITEAILAGTAMTVDAVGKALRAGTNCGSCRSEIGRLIDACCVQKTG
- the nirD gene encoding nitrite reductase small subunit NirD; translated protein: MNAPIKSLTDVGHVDDIPARGARVVKLAETEIGVFRTLDDRIFAIENRCPHRGGPLSEGIVHGHFVTCPLHNWVISLETGEAQGADEGCVRTIPVEVGEGDRLLLDLAALLARKDAA